A genomic region of Bosea sp. 124 contains the following coding sequences:
- a CDS encoding DUF6468 domain-containing protein produces MTITLIADVLVASLLVATIITCFILTKRIERLKTDEAGMRQTVGALIAATDTAERAIAGLKLTLGDCDRTLAERLQTAERYAADLAAQIEAGQVVMERIGQIVSAATLVAPKAATDSAAEQTPEPAPVSRMASAARSAAAIRARAARRLEDQAA; encoded by the coding sequence ATGACGATCACTCTCATCGCCGATGTTCTGGTCGCGAGCCTGCTCGTCGCCACGATCATCACCTGCTTCATCCTGACCAAGCGGATCGAGCGCCTGAAGACCGATGAGGCCGGCATGCGCCAGACCGTCGGCGCGCTCATCGCCGCAACCGACACCGCCGAACGCGCGATCGCCGGCCTGAAGCTGACGCTCGGCGATTGCGACCGCACCCTCGCCGAGCGCCTTCAGACGGCCGAGCGCTACGCCGCCGACCTCGCCGCGCAGATCGAGGCCGGCCAGGTCGTGATGGAGCGCATCGGCCAGATCGTCAGCGCCGCCACGCTGGTTGCGCCGAAAGCGGCCACCGACAGCGCCGCCGAGCAGACACCCGAGCCGGCCCCGGTCTCGCGCATGGCCAGTGCCGCCCGCTCCGCCGCCGCGATCCGGGCCCGCGCCGCCCGCCGCCTCGAGGATCAGGCTGCGTGA
- the fliM gene encoding flagellar motor switch protein FliM: MSSSDRDNADAVPKNEPLSPESMAAEWATMPDITEDEGEPEGGTDRLMSQDEIDTMLGFSLGDDKDGRNGIQAIVDSGSVSYERLPMLEIIFERLVRLLSTSLRNFFTDNVEVTLESIRSVRFGDYMNSISQPAMLSVFKAEEWDNFGLITIESALTYSVLDIMFGGKRGQPAPRVDGRPFTSIEIRLIRRVITLILGDAEAAFNPLSPVTFTIDRIESNPRFVSISRPANAAIRVELKFDMEGRGGSLHILLPYATIEPIRDLLLESFMGEKLGRDPIWENHLATEVWQTEVPVTCVLHETQMPLKRMMNLEIGDTLMFDARPDATVSLRCGDFIVSDGRIGRVDDKIAVQIVSPLRRSKTTIAAFDSNHLSHSS; this comes from the coding sequence ATGAGCAGCAGCGATCGCGACAATGCCGATGCGGTTCCGAAGAACGAACCGCTGAGCCCCGAGAGCATGGCGGCCGAATGGGCCACCATGCCCGACATCACGGAGGACGAAGGCGAACCGGAAGGCGGCACGGACCGCCTGATGAGCCAGGACGAAATCGACACGATGCTCGGTTTCTCCCTTGGCGACGACAAGGACGGCCGCAACGGCATCCAGGCGATCGTCGATTCGGGTTCGGTCTCCTATGAACGCCTGCCGATGCTCGAAATCATTTTCGAGCGACTGGTCCGCCTGCTCTCCACTAGCCTGCGCAACTTCTTCACCGACAACGTCGAGGTCACGCTCGAGAGCATCCGCTCCGTGCGTTTCGGCGACTACATGAATTCGATCTCTCAGCCGGCGATGCTCTCGGTCTTCAAGGCCGAGGAGTGGGACAATTTCGGCCTGATCACGATCGAATCCGCCCTGACCTATTCGGTGCTCGACATCATGTTCGGCGGCAAGCGCGGCCAGCCCGCGCCACGCGTCGACGGCCGCCCCTTCACCTCGATCGAGATCCGGCTGATCCGCCGCGTGATCACGCTGATCCTGGGAGACGCCGAGGCGGCGTTCAATCCCCTCTCCCCCGTGACCTTCACGATCGACCGCATCGAATCCAATCCGCGTTTCGTCTCGATCTCCCGGCCCGCCAACGCCGCCATCCGGGTCGAGCTGAAGTTCGACATGGAAGGACGCGGCGGCTCGCTGCACATCCTCCTGCCCTATGCGACGATCGAGCCGATCCGTGATCTGCTGCTCGAAAGCTTCATGGGTGAGAAGCTCGGCCGCGATCCGATCTGGGAGAACCATCTCGCGACCGAGGTCTGGCAGACCGAGGTTCCGGTCACCTGCGTGCTGCATGAGACGCAGATGCCGCTGAAGCGGATGATGAACCTCGAGATCGGCGACACGCTGATGTTCGATGCGCGCCCCGACGCGACCGTGTCGCTGCGCTGCGGCGACTTCATCGTCAGCGACGGCCGCATCGGCCGGGTCGACGACAAGATCGCCGTCCAGATCGTCAGCCCGCTGCGGCGCTCCAAGACGACGATCGCCGCCTTCGACAGCAACCATCTCAGCCACTCCTCCTGA
- the fliL gene encoding flagellar basal body-associated protein FliL: MAKKPKTDEEGAPGEAPPQGGKKKLIMIVGGVVMLAALGGGGWFFFLKKPSPEQIAAAEQAKNAKKPVSFVEMKDMMIGISGGAQSERQPIIKIKVVLETADAKVSDEIKPLLPRVEDAFQVFMRELRPSDLEGSAGMYRLKEELLRRVNVTVFPAKIDAVLFKELLVQ; the protein is encoded by the coding sequence ATGGCGAAGAAGCCCAAGACCGATGAGGAAGGCGCCCCCGGCGAGGCGCCGCCGCAGGGCGGCAAGAAGAAGCTGATCATGATCGTCGGCGGCGTCGTGATGCTCGCGGCGCTCGGCGGCGGCGGCTGGTTCTTCTTCCTGAAGAAGCCCTCCCCCGAGCAGATCGCGGCGGCCGAACAGGCCAAGAATGCCAAGAAGCCGGTCAGCTTCGTCGAGATGAAGGACATGATGATCGGCATCTCCGGCGGCGCCCAGTCGGAGCGCCAGCCGATCATCAAGATCAAGGTCGTGCTGGAAACCGCCGACGCGAAGGTCTCCGACGAGATCAAGCCCCTGCTCCCGCGCGTGGAGGACGCCTTCCAGGTCTTCATGCGCGAATTGCGGCCCTCCGACCTCGAAGGCTCGGCTGGGATGTACCGCCTGAAGGAAGAACTCCTGCGCCGCGTCAACGTCACGGTCTTCCCGGCCAAGATCGACGCCGTGCTGTTCAAGGAACTGCTGGTTCAGTGA
- the flgF gene encoding flagellar basal-body rod protein FlgF, protein MENALLVGLSRQMALARELDVIANNMANVGTNGFKTRSARFNEFIMPNASAESFKPSDRPLSYVIDKGTPIDLSQGAIERTGNPLDVALRGDNYLVVQTPNGDRYTRAGSLDINARGQLVTQSGQPVMGDGGPITFGSAESNARIAADGTVSTDQGQRGKLRMVRFANPRALTSEGTNLFASAAAALPAGLEARLEPGAIEGSNVKAVIEMTRLMEVQRSYQSTANMMSKTDELRSKAIARLADQQA, encoded by the coding sequence GTGGAGAACGCGCTTCTCGTCGGCCTGTCGCGTCAGATGGCTCTGGCGCGTGAGCTGGATGTCATCGCCAACAACATGGCGAATGTCGGGACCAACGGCTTCAAGACGCGCTCGGCGCGCTTCAACGAATTCATTATGCCGAATGCCAGCGCCGAGAGCTTCAAGCCGAGCGATCGGCCGCTCTCCTATGTCATCGACAAGGGCACGCCGATCGACCTGTCGCAGGGGGCGATCGAGCGCACCGGCAACCCGCTGGACGTCGCGCTGCGCGGCGACAACTACCTCGTGGTGCAGACCCCGAACGGGGACCGCTACACCCGCGCTGGCTCGCTCGACATCAATGCCCGCGGGCAGCTCGTGACCCAGTCGGGCCAGCCCGTCATGGGCGATGGCGGGCCGATTACCTTCGGTTCGGCCGAAAGCAACGCCAGGATCGCCGCCGACGGCACGGTCTCCACCGACCAGGGCCAGCGCGGCAAGCTCAGGATGGTGCGCTTCGCCAACCCGCGGGCGCTGACCAGCGAAGGCACCAACCTGTTCGCCTCGGCGGCGGCGGCGCTGCCGGCCGGTCTGGAAGCCCGTCTCGAGCCGGGCGCGATCGAGGGCTCGAACGTCAAGGCGGTGATCGAGATGACGCGGTTGATGGAAGTCCAGCGCTCCTATCAGAGCACGGCCAACATGATGTCGAAGACGGACGAACTGCGCAGCAAGGCGATCGCCCGCCTCGCCGACCAGCAAGCCTGA
- the flgG gene encoding flagellar basal-body rod protein FlgG: MRALQTAATGMMAQELNVQVISNNIANVRTTGYKRQRVHFQDLLYENFRRAGSATSDQNTQVPAGTFVGSGVKTVSTGRVMTQGNLTPTEKQYDLAIRGEGFFRVRMPDGRTTYSRDGSFDLDAQGQLVTRDGYQVEPGITIPNNATSVNINAQGSVEVMLPGQTAPQVLGQIQLVRFVNKVGLESIGDNLFIETAASGQPIDGFGGGEGFGNLQQNYLEEGNVQAVTELSSLIAAQRAYEMNSKVITAADQMMSATTQMFRG, translated from the coding sequence ATGCGCGCCCTTCAGACCGCCGCCACCGGCATGATGGCCCAGGAACTCAACGTCCAGGTCATCTCGAACAACATCGCCAACGTGCGCACCACCGGCTACAAGCGCCAGCGCGTGCATTTCCAGGATCTGCTCTACGAGAACTTCCGGCGTGCGGGCTCCGCCACCTCGGACCAGAACACCCAGGTTCCCGCCGGCACCTTCGTCGGCTCGGGCGTCAAGACGGTCTCGACCGGCCGGGTCATGACGCAGGGCAACCTGACGCCGACCGAGAAGCAGTACGACCTCGCGATCCGCGGCGAGGGCTTCTTCCGCGTCCGCATGCCGGACGGCCGCACCACCTATTCGCGCGACGGCTCGTTCGACCTCGACGCGCAGGGCCAACTCGTCACCCGCGACGGCTATCAGGTCGAGCCCGGCATCACGATCCCCAACAATGCGACCAGCGTGAACATCAACGCGCAGGGGTCCGTCGAGGTGATGCTTCCCGGCCAGACCGCTCCGCAGGTTCTGGGCCAGATCCAGCTCGTGCGCTTCGTCAACAAGGTCGGGCTGGAATCGATCGGCGACAACCTGTTCATCGAGACGGCGGCCTCGGGCCAGCCGATCGACGGCTTCGGCGGCGGGGAGGGCTTCGGCAACCTGCAGCAGAACTATCTCGAGGAAGGCAACGTCCAGGCGGTCACGGAACTCTCCTCCCTGATCGCGGCGCAGCGCGCCTACGAAATGAACTCCAAGGTCATCACCGCCGCCGACCAGATGATGTCGGCGACGACCCAGATGTTCCGCGGCTAG
- the flgA gene encoding flagellar basal body P-ring formation chaperone FlgA, with protein sequence MIRSSLSLAVLLLLAPSALSAQPHAAAQPAVTVAALSTGPVAAPQLPRRLHLRSELTLTRDLVSFGDLIAGLPAEAAATPAFRAPALGETGTIQVARIVEAARAAGFIRAAGEIESDGAAQVVVSRAARRVMAADIEEAVKTGLQERYGVDARAFALSIDGGAPVVAVEPELTGDVAVTDLSYDARTRRLQARVTVPGSTAMRLKPVRIGGQLVETIEVVVPKRAIARGETLGKADVVVERRPRDGQVTDLIGDPRAAIDKVARRVLMVGMPLRAGDVQREEIVAKGDLVTIVYESKGLMITLRGRAGEAGAMGDVVSVTNPQSKRVLQGTVSGPGRISVQASSAGRVASAQ encoded by the coding sequence ATGATCCGTTCGTCGCTCTCCCTCGCCGTCCTGCTCCTGTTGGCGCCGTCCGCCCTGAGCGCCCAGCCTCATGCTGCGGCGCAGCCCGCGGTTACCGTCGCGGCGCTGTCCACCGGTCCGGTCGCGGCGCCGCAGCTTCCCCGCAGGCTGCATCTGCGCTCCGAGCTCACCTTGACGCGCGACCTCGTCAGCTTCGGCGACCTGATCGCCGGTCTGCCGGCCGAAGCCGCTGCGACCCCGGCCTTCCGTGCGCCCGCACTGGGCGAAACCGGCACGATCCAGGTCGCGCGGATCGTCGAGGCGGCCCGGGCCGCCGGCTTCATCCGCGCCGCCGGCGAAATCGAGAGCGACGGGGCGGCGCAGGTGGTCGTCAGCCGCGCCGCGCGGCGCGTCATGGCCGCCGATATCGAGGAGGCGGTGAAGACCGGGTTGCAGGAGCGCTACGGCGTCGATGCCCGCGCCTTCGCGCTCTCCATCGACGGCGGCGCCCCGGTCGTCGCGGTCGAGCCCGAGCTGACCGGCGACGTTGCGGTCACCGATCTGAGCTATGATGCCCGGACCCGCCGGCTGCAGGCCCGCGTCACCGTCCCGGGCAGCACGGCGATGCGGCTGAAGCCGGTTCGGATCGGCGGCCAGCTCGTCGAGACGATCGAGGTGGTGGTTCCGAAGCGGGCGATCGCCCGGGGCGAGACGCTCGGCAAGGCCGACGTCGTCGTCGAGCGCCGCCCTCGCGACGGCCAGGTCACGGATCTGATCGGCGATCCGCGCGCGGCCATCGACAAGGTCGCCCGCCGGGTCCTGATGGTCGGGATGCCGTTGCGCGCCGGCGACGTCCAACGCGAGGAAATCGTCGCCAAGGGCGATCTCGTGACCATTGTCTACGAATCGAAGGGGCTGATGATCACCCTGCGCGGCCGGGCCGGAGAGGCTGGCGCGATGGGTGACGTCGTCAGCGTCACCAACCCCCAGTCCAAGCGCGTGCTGCAGGGCACGGTTAGCGGGCCCGGCCGGATCTCGGTCCAGGCCTCGTCGGCCGGCCGCGTCGCCAGCGCGCAGTAA
- the flgH gene encoding flagellar basal body L-ring protein FlgH, giving the protein MTQMTLLKLSGILLLGASLGACGAADRLANVGAAPALSPIEDPTATKGYKPVQMPMPAMEHASFAPNSLWRTGSRAFFKDQRARLVGDLVTVKVKVTDKAQLNNTTKRSRKNGEDVGADNAFGFENKLDKFLPDGASAGSLLKLDSAASSEGAGSVNRSETLATNVAAVVTQTLPNGNLVIEGKQEIRVNFEVRELIVAGVIRPEDIESDNTIESTKIAQARIAYGGRGQITDVQQPRYGQQVMDILLPF; this is encoded by the coding sequence ATGACCCAGATGACCCTTCTCAAGCTCTCGGGCATTCTCCTCCTCGGGGCCTCGCTCGGTGCCTGCGGCGCTGCCGACCGGCTCGCCAATGTCGGCGCCGCGCCGGCCCTCTCGCCGATCGAGGACCCGACCGCGACCAAGGGCTACAAGCCCGTGCAGATGCCGATGCCGGCGATGGAGCATGCCTCCTTCGCGCCGAATTCGCTCTGGCGCACCGGCTCGCGCGCCTTCTTCAAGGACCAGCGCGCCCGGCTCGTCGGCGATCTCGTCACCGTCAAGGTCAAGGTCACCGACAAGGCGCAGCTCAACAACACGACCAAGCGCAGCCGCAAGAACGGCGAGGATGTCGGCGCCGACAATGCCTTCGGCTTCGAGAACAAGCTCGACAAGTTCCTGCCCGACGGCGCCAGCGCCGGCTCGCTGCTGAAGCTCGACTCCGCCGCCTCCAGCGAGGGCGCCGGCTCGGTCAACCGCTCCGAGACGCTGGCGACCAACGTCGCGGCTGTCGTCACGCAGACCCTGCCCAACGGCAACCTGGTGATCGAGGGCAAGCAGGAGATCAGGGTCAATTTCGAGGTACGCGAGCTGATCGTGGCCGGCGTGATCCGGCCCGAGGACATCGAATCCGACAACACGATCGAATCGACCAAGATCGCCCAGGCCCGCATCGCCTATGGCGGCCGCGGC